The DNA region CGGGTGCAGGTACTCGAACCGCGCCGGGCTTTCGGCGTCGGTGAAGTGCAGGTCGGTGAACTGCGCGAAGGACGCCATCGCGCGGCGCCGGTCGTCGCGGCCGGTCTTCGGCGCGGCGAGATCGCCGCGGACCACGAGCGGCCAGCCGGGGCCGGCGGTCAGCCGCGTGTAGCCGGGACCGCTGGTCAGCGGGGCCGCCGCGGCTTCCAGCGTGGTGCCCGCGGTACGGACCGCGCGGGACGCGGTGCGCGCCAGCGCCCGGTCGAGCGCGTTGGCGGTCGGTGTGCACAGCAGCAGGCCGACGCCGGCGGCGCCCGCCGCGGTGAAGGTGCGCCTGGAGATGACGGACATGGCGGTGCCCCCAGTCGTCGCGGGTGGGTGTCGCGGAAGGACGATGCCGGACGACGTTAGCCGTGGGGTGAACGCCAGAAAAGGGTAATGCGAAAATTTGTCACGTTCGGCCGAATACGCAAGTAGCCAAGCGGGCTGGTTACGCTGGCCGCTCGACGAGCGAGGAGGTGGCCCGGTGGGTGCTTCGGCTTGGTCCGTCCGCGGCCGGTTCGACGGCGACCCGGAAGCGGCGCTGGACGCGATGAAGGCGCGGGTCTTCGAGGAGGGCGACTACCTCTGGGAAGAGGACGAACTCGGCCGCCCGGATTCGATCGACGAGCTGTACGAGGTGGAGAGCGTCCAGGAGTCCGGGACTCACTCCGTGCTCGATGTCCACGAGTTCATCAGCGCCACCGGCGAGGACGACTTCGGCACGATCCGGCCCTTGACCGACGCCGAACTCGTCGCCGCCTTCGGCACCGAGGAGCCGTCCGTCGCCGACTTCGACGAACTCGACAAGGCGGGGCGGCTGCCGTACGAGCGCCGTCCGCGCTGGAGCGCGAACTGCGCGCTGCTCTACGAGAACGATGTCGCCGTCGAGTTGGCGATCTGGGGTGTGTCCGGCGACTAGAGCCGGGCCGCGAGCCCGTCCAGGATCACTTCCACACCCAGCTCGAACACGTCCTCGCCGCTCTGCGCCGCGAAAGCCGGGCCCAGCCTGCCCACGTGCGGATAGGCCTCAAGCCGCGCGAGGAATCCTTCGTCCGGCTTCCGCGCGGGAAGCGTTTCGACCGACGCGAGCACGTGCGCGGTGAGCAGCCGCGAAATCCCGGCGGTGTCCTCTTCGGAGAAGCCCGCTTCCAGCAGGATCCGCGCGGTCGTCTCGATGTGGCCCAGCCGGTGCGGGCCGATCGGCGGCCGCTCGCGCAGCAGCGCGGCCGCGTCCCGGTGACGCAGCAGCAGGGCGCGGAACTGCCGGAGCCCGCTGGCGAGCTGATCGCGCCACGGCCGTGAGCGATCGATCTCGAAGGCGTCGGCGCAGATCGCCTCGGCGACGAGATCCAGCAGCTCCGCCTTGTCCTTCACGTGCCAGTACAGCGTCGGCGAGCTGACGCCGAGCTTCGCCGCCAGCCGCCGGGTGGTCAGCTCCGTGAGGCCGGCCTCGTCGAGCAGTGCGACGGCCGCCTCGGTGATCTTGGCGAGGTCGAGCGAGCCTTTGCGTGCCACCAGCGGACTCTATCAGTGATAGATTTGTCTCTATCACTGATAGAGAACGGGGGAAGTGATGCTCTGGACACCGAAGATCCGCCTGGTCACGGTGCTCTGCTCGATCGTCTTCGTGCTCGGGACGGCGCTGCAGAACTACGTGATCATCGATCTGGGCCTGATCGAGGCGAGCATGCGGCTCAAAGGGGCGGACATCGCCGATGCGCCCGCTTATCTGAGCGCGTTGCGGCTGGTGGGGAACGTCTTCATCGCCGGCAACGCGCTGGGACTGCTGGTGTGGTTCCGGTGGCGATGGCTGTTCTGGCCGGTGCTCGCGGTCAACGTCGCCCAAGCCTTCGGCGTGTACGTCGTGCCGTTCGCGGTGCACCGCGCGGCGATCGCCGAACACGGCTGGCCTGGCGTGCTGCCTTCGCTGGTCACCGACGGTGGCGCGGTGATCCTGTCGATCGTGCTGATCGTCGCTTACGTGCGCTCGCTCAGGCGGAAAGGCGACCCAGTTCGGCTTTGACCGCCTCGACGGCGGCTTTGGTCTCGGTGGCCGGGTCGGCGCCGTCGCGGGCGATCCGGCCCAGCGCGTCGACGAGCGCGGTGTTCGCCGCCGGTGTCCACAGTGGACCGGCGGCGCGTCCGTTCTCCTTGACCAGCTTCGCGGCGTCGCCCGCCGCGGTGACCTTGTCGAGCACGCTCAGCCGCGCGGGCAGATGGAAACCGAACTTGGTGGCGAACTCCTGCTGGAAGTCGACGCGCTCCAGCCACAGCCATTTGACGAAGTCCTTGGCGGCGTTGGGGTTCAGGCTCTTGGCGTGCACCATCGCGCTCAACCCGCCGACCGGCACGGACGGCGCGCCCGCCGCGTCGAGCCGGGGGAAGGCCAGGACGCCGAAGTCGTCCTTCAAGGTGTCCTGGATCTTCGGCAGGTTCCACAGCCAGGTCCATTGCATGGCGGTGAGCCCGTCGATGAACGGGAGCGGATCCGGCCAGTCCGTCGCGGCGCCCAGCAGCAGCGAACCGTTGAGCTCGTGGAGTTTCGCGAACGCCGTGGCGGTGCGCGGATCGTCGAAGCCGACGGATTTCCCGTCCTTGACGTAGTCGAGCCCGGCCGACCACAGCAGCGGCCCGGCGAGCGCCGCCGCGCCCCCGTCGTTGCCGGCGAACAGTCCTTTGACGCCGTCCTTGGAGAGTTTCTTGGCGGCGTCGACGAGTTCGTCGAGCGTCCGCGGCGGCTGCACCCCGGCCTCCTGCAGGAAACTCTTGCGGTAGAAGAGAACTTGGGTGTCCAGCGCCTGCGGAATGCCGTAAGTCTTGCCGTCGACGGTCTGCGCCGCGAGCACCGAGGGGTTGAAGTCCCCGCGCACGGGCCCGATGACGTCGTCGAGCGGGACGAGGAGGTTCTGCCGGACGCGCTCGACGGTCACCTGGCCTTCGAAGACGTCCGGGACCGGGCCCGCCTGCAGCGCGGCGTTCAGTTTCGTTTCGTAGTCGTCGGGATTCCACTGCACCGCGACCTTGGACTTCTGGTACGCGGCCGCGTAGCGGGTGACGGCTTCCTGGACGCCCGCCTCGGGATACGGGTGGTACCACTGCGCGAGGTCCACCGGCTTCGGTTTCGGCCTGGTCACCCCGGCGGAGTAGGCGGTCGACGGGGGCGGGTTTCCTGTTTGGACGGTGTTCGACCCGCAGGCGGAGAGCACCGTCGTCCCCGCCAGCGCCAGGAACATCCGCCTGTTTGTCTTGCGCACCAACAAAACCCTTCGCCGAACGCCGTGAAGGCCACCTTCAAGGACAGCGTCCCTCAAGATGGCCTTCACGGAAGGGCAGGCGCGCGGGAGATTAACCCGTTAGAGCTGACTGACGTCGAGCTTGCCTTCGGAGTGGAACGCCCGCAGCCGCTTCTTGTCGAACTTGCCGACACTGGTCTTCGGGACTTCGTCCACAAAGGTCCAATTCTCCGGAAGCTGCCACTTCGCGACCTTGTCGGACAGGAAATCGCGCAGATCTTCGGCCGTGGCGCTCTGGCCCTCCTTGAGCACGACGGCGACCAGCGGGCGCTCGTCCCACTTCTCGTCGGGGATGCCGACCACGGCCGCCTCGGCCACCGCGGGATGCGCCATCACCTGGTTCTCCAGGTCCACCGACGAGATCCACTCGCCGCCGGACTTGATGACGTCCTTCGCGCGGTCGGTCAGCGTCAGGTAGCCGTCGGGGCTGATCTTGCCGACGTCGCCGGTGCGCAGCCAGCCGTCGTGGAACTTCTCCGGGTCGGGTTCGTCACCGGCCTTGCCGCCGTAGTACGAAGCCGCGATCCACGGGCCCTGCACCTCGAGTTCGCCGACGCTTTCGTTGTCCCACGGCAGTTCCTCGCCGTTGTCGCCGATCAGCCTGGCGCTGACGGACGCCGGGAAGCGGCCTTGGGTGTAGCGGTAGTCCCATGCCTTCTCGCCGGTCGCGGAGGCGGGCGGGCGCGCGACGCTGCCCAGCGGCGAGGTCTCGGTCATGCCCCACGCGTGCAGGATCGGCACGCCGTAGCGGTCTTCGAAGGCGTGCATCAGCGACGGCGGCGCCGCCGATCCGCCGACGACGACCTCGCGCAGATGCGAGATGTCCTGCGGGTTCGCGTCGAGGTGGGAGAGCAGGCCCTGCCAGATCGTCGGGACGGCGCCGGCGAAGGTCGGCTTTTCGGCCTCCAGCATCTGGGCGATGGGCGCGGGCTGGAGGAAGCGGTCCGGCATGAGCAGCGAGGCGCCGACCATCATCGCCGCGTACGGCATGCCCCACGCCATCGCGTGGAACATCGGGACGATCGCGAGGGCCTTGTCGTGCTGGGCCAGCCGCATGCTGTCGGACATCGTGACCTGCATCGAGTGCAGCCAGATCGACCGGTGCGAGTACGCGACGCCCTTCGGGTCACCCGTGGTGCCCGAGGTGTAGCACATCGCGGCGGCCGACCGCTCGTCCACTTCGGGCCAGTCGAACGTGTCCGGCTGACCGGCCAGCAGTTCGTCGTAGGAGTGCACCTGGACGCCGTCCGGCGCGGGGAGGGTGGAGGCGTCACCGTTGGCCACGATCACGTGGCGCACGGTCTTCAGCCCGGGCAGCTGCTTGGCCAGCAGCGGGACGAGCGTGCCGTCGACGATGACGACCTGGTCCTCGGCGTGGTTGGCGACGAAGACGAGCTGCTCGGGGAACAGCCGGATGTTCAGCGTGTGCAGCACCGCGCCCATCGCCGGGATGGCCAGGTATGCGGCCATGTGCTCGGCGTTGTTCCACATGAAGGTGCCGACGCGCTGGTCGCCGGTGATCCCGAGGCTCCGGAGGGCGTTGGCCAGGCGAGCGGCGTGCTTGCCGAGCTCGCCGTAGGTCTCCCGGCGGGCTTCTGAACCGGTCCAGGTGATGACTTCGCTCTCGGAGTGCACCGTGGTGCCGTGGCGGAGCAGCCTGCCCAGTGACAGCTGCCCGTCCTGCATCGTGCTCAACATCGCGTACTCCCGTGGTGCTCGTTCTCCGGTGAACTGGGGTTGGGCCGACTCTAATCCGGGAGGGGTGAACCGGTCAGTAACATCGCAGGCAACCGTTCGGTCACAGTGTCGCGCTAACGGGTGTTCCCCGGTTCGGGCCAAGATCATCAATAATTCGTTTTTTTCCTGCCATGAAACGAAAAATGGCTAACAGTGCGAAGTGTCGGCATCGCTCATAAGGGTGATGAACGCCGCTGAATCGCCGCCCGAAGGGTGTGTTTCCGCAGGCTGGGGCGGGTTGCCCGTGGCGTGGTCGAGGGGTAATAAGTGCGTGTCGGTTTCACGGCCGAGGAACGGGTGGCGTTTACTGGAGCCGTGGTACAGAGACGGCTGGCCAGCGCTTGCTCTTGCAAGCATGGTTAAAGGCCGTCGGCCGCGAAAGCGGAGACCTGAGATGAAAGGACTACTACGTTGGCTCTGCCCACGTTGACTCCGGAGCAG from Amycolatopsis sp. EV170708-02-1 includes:
- a CDS encoding long-chain fatty acid--CoA ligase: MLSTMQDGQLSLGRLLRHGTTVHSESEVITWTGSEARRETYGELGKHAARLANALRSLGITGDQRVGTFMWNNAEHMAAYLAIPAMGAVLHTLNIRLFPEQLVFVANHAEDQVVIVDGTLVPLLAKQLPGLKTVRHVIVANGDASTLPAPDGVQVHSYDELLAGQPDTFDWPEVDERSAAAMCYTSGTTGDPKGVAYSHRSIWLHSMQVTMSDSMRLAQHDKALAIVPMFHAMAWGMPYAAMMVGASLLMPDRFLQPAPIAQMLEAEKPTFAGAVPTIWQGLLSHLDANPQDISHLREVVVGGSAAPPSLMHAFEDRYGVPILHAWGMTETSPLGSVARPPASATGEKAWDYRYTQGRFPASVSARLIGDNGEELPWDNESVGELEVQGPWIAASYYGGKAGDEPDPEKFHDGWLRTGDVGKISPDGYLTLTDRAKDVIKSGGEWISSVDLENQVMAHPAVAEAAVVGIPDEKWDERPLVAVVLKEGQSATAEDLRDFLSDKVAKWQLPENWTFVDEVPKTSVGKFDKKRLRAFHSEGKLDVSQL
- a CDS encoding TetR/AcrR family transcriptional regulator C-terminal domain-containing protein, which gives rise to MARKGSLDLAKITEAAVALLDEAGLTELTTRRLAAKLGVSSPTLYWHVKDKAELLDLVAEAICADAFEIDRSRPWRDQLASGLRQFRALLLRHRDAAALLRERPPIGPHRLGHIETTARILLEAGFSEEDTAGISRLLTAHVLASVETLPARKPDEGFLARLEAYPHVGRLGPAFAAQSGEDVFELGVEVILDGLAARL
- a CDS encoding ABC transporter substrate-binding protein; amino-acid sequence: MRKTNRRMFLALAGTTVLSACGSNTVQTGNPPPSTAYSAGVTRPKPKPVDLAQWYHPYPEAGVQEAVTRYAAAYQKSKVAVQWNPDDYETKLNAALQAGPVPDVFEGQVTVERVRQNLLVPLDDVIGPVRGDFNPSVLAAQTVDGKTYGIPQALDTQVLFYRKSFLQEAGVQPPRTLDELVDAAKKLSKDGVKGLFAGNDGGAAALAGPLLWSAGLDYVKDGKSVGFDDPRTATAFAKLHELNGSLLLGAATDWPDPLPFIDGLTAMQWTWLWNLPKIQDTLKDDFGVLAFPRLDAAGAPSVPVGGLSAMVHAKSLNPNAAKDFVKWLWLERVDFQQEFATKFGFHLPARLSVLDKVTAAGDAAKLVKENGRAAGPLWTPAANTALVDALGRIARDGADPATETKAAVEAVKAELGRLSA